One part of the Verrucomicrobiota bacterium genome encodes these proteins:
- a CDS encoding DUF192 domain-containing protein, with amino-acid sequence MLRPKRSRGFYAIIALCVVVACIIAIRHLASRSNEPPENGANLKCSKLDPEATVQTTDTESDQPSESGADLTWSKLDPEATVEIADTNETRRQGLMFRNSLAADHGMYFTYPANHRTHFWMRNTTLPLSIAFIRDDGVIVDVRDMVPLDETAVGPNVQYRDALEMNQGWFKRNGIKVGDRAELKGGRVSFWRRSL; translated from the coding sequence ATGCTCAGACCGAAACGGAGTAGAGGATTCTACGCGATCATTGCCTTGTGCGTCGTCGTAGCGTGCATCATCGCGATCCGGCATCTCGCCTCCAGATCGAACGAGCCGCCCGAGAACGGCGCCAATCTCAAGTGTTCCAAGCTCGATCCGGAGGCCACGGTCCAGACCACCGACACCGAATCGGACCAGCCGTCCGAGAGCGGCGCCGATCTCACGTGGTCCAAGCTTGACCCGGAGGCAACAGTCGAGATCGCCGACACCAACGAGACGCGCCGCCAGGGCCTCATGTTCCGCAACTCACTCGCCGCCGACCACGGCATGTACTTCACCTACCCCGCCAACCACCGCACCCACTTCTGGATGCGCAACACGACCCTGCCGCTCTCCATTGCGTTCATCCGAGACGACGGCGTCATTGTCGACGTGAGAGACATGGTGCCGCTCGACGAGACCGCAGTCGGGCCCAATGTCCAGTACCGCGATGCGCTCGAAATGAACCAAGGCTGGTTCAAACGCAACGGGATCAAGGTCGGAGATCGGGCGGAGCTCAAGGGCGGGAGAGTGTCGTTCTGGCGCCGCTCGCTATAG